In one window of Mucilaginibacter auburnensis DNA:
- the serC gene encoding 3-phosphoserine/phosphohydroxythreonine transaminase, whose amino-acid sequence MKHNFGAGPGILPHEVLKQAAAAVVDFNGIGLSILEISHRSPEFEAVLDEAVKLVKELLEVPEGYSVLFLQGGASTQFAMVPYNLLAGNAKAAYVESGVWANKALKEAKYFGQVDVIATSKESNFTYIPKDYEVPADAAYLHLTSNNTIYGTQLHHFPKSPIPVVCDMSSDIFSRTINVADFGLIYAGAQKNMGPAGTTLVIVKDELLGKVDRKIPSMLDYKIQIDNGSMYNTPPVFAIYVSMLTLAWVKSKGGVAAIQKENEAKAKVLYGEIERNPLFKPVCATEDRSNMNVCFVMENAELEKPFLKLCDERGIIGIKGHRSVGGFRASIYNALSINSVYALVEVMQEFAEKNK is encoded by the coding sequence ATGAAACATAATTTTGGTGCCGGTCCCGGCATTTTACCACACGAAGTTTTAAAACAAGCTGCGGCTGCAGTAGTTGATTTTAATGGAATAGGCTTATCTATTTTAGAGATATCACACCGTTCGCCCGAGTTTGAAGCGGTTTTAGATGAAGCTGTTAAGTTAGTAAAAGAGTTGTTGGAAGTTCCGGAAGGTTACTCGGTGTTGTTTTTACAAGGTGGTGCAAGCACACAGTTTGCAATGGTGCCTTACAACCTGTTAGCCGGCAATGCTAAAGCGGCTTATGTGGAATCGGGCGTATGGGCAAATAAGGCTTTAAAAGAAGCTAAATACTTTGGCCAGGTAGATGTAATTGCAACTTCAAAAGAAAGTAACTTCACCTACATTCCTAAAGATTACGAAGTACCTGCTGATGCGGCTTATTTGCATCTTACCTCAAATAATACCATATACGGTACGCAATTACATCACTTCCCTAAATCACCAATTCCGGTAGTTTGTGACATGTCTTCTGATATTTTCAGCCGTACTATCAATGTTGCGGATTTTGGTTTGATCTACGCAGGCGCACAAAAAAATATGGGTCCGGCCGGTACTACCCTTGTAATTGTTAAAGATGAGTTGTTGGGCAAAGTTGATCGTAAAATACCGTCAATGCTTGACTACAAAATTCAGATCGATAATGGTTCAATGTATAACACGCCACCGGTATTTGCCATATACGTTTCAATGTTAACATTGGCATGGGTTAAATCAAAAGGCGGTGTAGCAGCTATTCAGAAAGAAAACGAAGCGAAAGCAAAGGTTCTTTATGGAGAAATTGAGCGTAACCCTTTGTTCAAACCGGTTTGCGCAACAGAAGACCGTTCAAACATGAACGTTTGCTTTGTAATGGAAAACGCTGAATTGGAGAAACCATTCCTTAAACTTTGCGATGAGCGTGGCATTATAGGGATTAAGGGTCACCGCAGTGTTGGCGGTTTCCGTGCCTCAATTTATAACGCGCTATCTATCAATAGTGTATATGCACTTGTTGAAGTAATGCAGGAGTTTGCAGAGAAGAATAAATAG
- the rpe gene encoding ribulose-phosphate 3-epimerase, whose product MTNDHLISPSILAADFGNLQRDIELLNTSEADWIHVDVMDGEFVPNISFGFPVIAAVNKHAQKPLDVHLMIVQPERYLKAFKDAGAAGLTVHFETCPHLHRTVQVIKELGCRAGVAINPHTPISVLEDIIAEVDMILIMSVNPGFGGQHFIENTYKKIKQLRAMAQSVNPDLLIEIDGGVDAQNAQQLIDAGANVLVAGSAVFSSANPKAVISELKHPKKLQSL is encoded by the coding sequence ATGACTAATGACCATCTAATATCCCCATCTATACTCGCTGCTGATTTCGGCAACCTGCAACGTGACATCGAATTACTTAACACCAGTGAGGCAGATTGGATACATGTAGATGTAATGGACGGTGAGTTTGTACCCAACATATCATTTGGTTTTCCGGTTATTGCCGCTGTAAATAAACATGCCCAAAAGCCACTGGATGTGCATTTGATGATTGTACAACCCGAACGTTATTTAAAAGCGTTTAAAGATGCCGGAGCAGCAGGTCTCACAGTTCATTTTGAAACGTGCCCACACTTGCACAGAACTGTTCAGGTAATAAAAGAACTGGGCTGCAGGGCAGGGGTGGCCATCAATCCGCACACACCTATAAGTGTGTTAGAGGATATCATAGCCGAGGTGGATATGATATTGATCATGTCGGTAAACCCTGGTTTTGGCGGCCAACATTTTATAGAAAATACTTACAAGAAAATAAAACAGTTGAGAGCAATGGCTCAATCCGTAAATCCTGATTTATTAATAGAGATAGATGGTGGCGTAGATGCCCAAAACGCTCAACAATTAATTGATGCCGGTGCAAATGTACTGGTAGCAGGTAGCGCGGTGTTCTCCTCGGCCAATCCAAAGGCCGTTATTTCAGAATTAAAGCACCCCAAAAAGTTACAATCTTTATAA